A window of Drosophila subobscura isolate 14011-0131.10 chromosome E, UCBerk_Dsub_1.0, whole genome shotgun sequence contains these coding sequences:
- the LOC117890638 gene encoding uncharacterized protein LOC117890638: protein MCWSVSRQSKCYAIAICAYFYGLLDIAVKVYCLAYDGFKPFIVVGLSAWLPILLAATLLFLGASQASSRDTLLSPLTPVSIATGAACAHSHLDLIDCTWWLSVD, encoded by the exons ATGTGCTGGTCGGTGAGTCGCCAAAGCAAATGCTATGCGATCGCCATTTGTGCTTATTTCTATGGACTGCTGGACATTGCGGTGAAGGTCTACTGTCTAG CCTATGATGGATTTAAGCCGTTTATAGTCGTTGGACTCTCGGCCTGGCTACCGATTCTGCTAGCCGCCACTTTGCTCTTTTTGGGCGCCAGTCAGGCAAGTTCAAGGGacactctcctctccccaCTAACTCCCGTTTCTATTGCCACAGGAGCTGCGTGTGCTCATTCTCATCTCGATCTTATTGACTGTACTTGGTGGCTGTCTGTGGATTAG